The Syntrophorhabdaceae bacterium region CCCCTCAACTTTCGCGGCTCAAGGTTCGTCACAACGGCGATCTTTTTGCCGACAAGCTCTTCCTTCGTGTAATACTGCTTGATGCCGGCGACAATGAGGCGCTCTTCACCCACGTCGATAGTGAGCTTGTAAAGTTTATCGGCCCCTTCGATGTCCTCACAGGCCTTGATCTCTGCCACCCTCAGATCCGTCTTAATAAAGTCTTCAAAGGTGATGTTATCCATGTGTTGCTCCTTGTATAATTAGCTATCAGCTTTCAGCTATGAGCTATGCCCTGCCTTTCTCATAGGATGGGCATAGGCGTCGGGCTTTCCTCGCAAACACGCTCATACGCTCCAGCGGCTTACATTCGCTCGCGTTCGGCTTCGGAACTTTTGCTTCGCAAAAGACCGAG contains the following coding sequences:
- the metG gene encoding methionine--tRNA ligase subunit beta, which codes for MDNITFEDFIKTDLRVAEIKACEDIEGADKLYKLTIDVGEERLIVAGIKQYYTKEELVGKKIAVVTNLEPRKLRGIMSHGMLLAASNEDKSSVVLLTLDKAIPNGSKIS